The Halobacterium sp. CBA1132 genome has a segment encoding these proteins:
- the sufB gene encoding Fe-S cluster assembly protein SufB, with amino-acid sequence MSSDQDHLEETDTEARFEFKKEEKSAFKSEKGLTEETIRLISEDKDEPEWMLDRRLRALEQYKKMPMPTDWPGQPDLSELDVEEIVPYIRPDVDKRSGADEWEDLPDEIQDTFEQLGIPEAEREALSGVGAQYESEVVYQNMQERWEEKGVVFCNMDEAVQEYPELVKEHFMTKCVPPSDNKFAALHGAVWSGGSFVHIPEDVTVNMPVQAYFRMNSEGMGQFEHTLIIAEEGSEVHYIEGCSAPKYGSHNLHSGGVEVFVKEDAHVQYSTVQNWSKNTFNLNTKRAIVEENATMEWVSGSMGSKATMLYPSSILKGRGATDNHITIAFAGEGQDIDTGAKVYHNAPDTKSTIESKSIAKDGGRTNYRGLVHIADGAENSSTSVECDALMFDNESTSDTMPYMEINESKVDVAHEATVGKIGDEDVFYLQSRGLDDDDAKQMIVAGFIEPITEELPIEYAVELNRLIELEMEGSLG; translated from the coding sequence ATGAGCTCAGACCAAGACCACCTCGAAGAGACCGACACCGAGGCCCGATTCGAATTCAAGAAGGAGGAGAAGTCCGCCTTCAAGTCCGAGAAAGGCCTCACTGAGGAGACCATTCGGCTCATCTCCGAAGACAAAGACGAGCCCGAGTGGATGCTCGACCGGCGCCTGCGCGCCCTCGAGCAGTACAAGAAGATGCCGATGCCGACGGACTGGCCGGGTCAGCCGGACCTCTCCGAACTCGACGTCGAAGAGATCGTCCCCTACATCCGCCCCGACGTGGACAAGCGCTCGGGCGCGGACGAGTGGGAGGACCTCCCGGACGAGATTCAGGACACGTTCGAACAGCTGGGCATCCCCGAGGCCGAGCGCGAGGCGCTCTCCGGCGTCGGCGCCCAGTACGAGTCCGAAGTCGTCTACCAGAACATGCAGGAGCGCTGGGAGGAGAAGGGCGTCGTCTTCTGCAACATGGACGAGGCCGTGCAGGAGTACCCCGAACTGGTCAAAGAGCACTTCATGACGAAGTGCGTTCCCCCGAGTGACAACAAGTTCGCGGCGCTCCACGGCGCCGTCTGGTCCGGCGGGAGTTTCGTTCACATCCCCGAGGACGTGACGGTGAACATGCCCGTGCAGGCGTACTTCCGGATGAACTCCGAGGGCATGGGCCAGTTCGAGCACACGCTCATCATCGCCGAGGAAGGCTCCGAGGTCCACTACATCGAGGGCTGTTCGGCGCCGAAGTACGGCAGCCACAACCTCCACTCCGGTGGCGTCGAAGTCTTCGTGAAAGAGGACGCTCACGTGCAGTACTCGACCGTGCAGAACTGGTCGAAGAACACGTTCAACCTCAACACGAAGCGCGCAATCGTCGAGGAGAACGCCACCATGGAGTGGGTCTCCGGTTCCATGGGGTCGAAGGCGACGATGCTGTACCCGTCCTCGATTCTGAAGGGGCGCGGCGCGACTGACAACCACATCACCATCGCCTTCGCGGGCGAGGGCCAGGACATCGACACCGGCGCGAAGGTCTACCACAACGCGCCCGACACGAAGTCCACCATCGAGTCGAAGTCCATCGCGAAAGACGGCGGCCGCACGAACTACCGCGGCCTCGTCCACATCGCCGACGGCGCCGAGAACTCCTCGACGTCCGTCGAGTGCGACGCGCTGATGTTCGACAACGAGTCCACCAGCGACACCATGCCGTACATGGAGATCAACGAGTCGAAGGTGGACGTCGCCCACGAGGCGACCGTCGGCAAAATCGGCGACGAGGACGTCTTCTACCTCCAGTCGCGCGGCCTCGACGACGACGACGCCAAACAGATGATTGTCGCGGGCTTCATCGAGCCCATCACGGAGGAACTGCCCATCGAGTACGCGGTCGAGCTCAACCGCCTCATCGAACTCGAGATGGAGGGGAGCCTCGGATAA
- the sufD gene encoding Fe-S cluster assembly protein SufD, producing MSAQLHQDISEETVRQLADERDEPEWLLQTRLDALDALDDLDYPNVIETPGRKWTNLEDLDFESLVDPLSQTEEKDQVGPEDAEVASFHEALQDDDLAELVEEHFGSIVDPKQNRLTALSTALFTTGTVVYVPASVDAEDVKIRTSMTSRSLFNYTLVVTEKNASVTILERQDSAESVDGNRYYSGVVEVDAGENSYVQYGSLQDFDEDTYNYTVKRGDATTYSTVDWIEGNLGSRLTKTSVSTELNGDSSETKIVGAFFGHDDQHFDLDSKVWHRGEHTTADLVTRGVIDDHARSVYEGVQDVGSDAWDTSSYQRENTLMLSDESEADASPKLIINNHDTEASHSATVGQVDEETLFYMENRGVPEQLATDMLVEGFFVPVLEEVEVEELREDLQSRIHERLQ from the coding sequence ATGAGCGCGCAACTGCACCAGGACATCAGCGAAGAGACCGTACGGCAGCTCGCCGACGAACGCGACGAGCCCGAGTGGCTGCTCCAGACGCGACTGGACGCCCTCGACGCGCTCGACGACCTCGACTACCCGAACGTCATCGAGACGCCGGGCCGCAAGTGGACGAACCTCGAAGACCTCGACTTCGAGTCGCTCGTCGACCCGCTCTCCCAGACCGAGGAGAAAGACCAGGTCGGTCCCGAGGACGCCGAGGTCGCGTCGTTCCACGAGGCCCTGCAGGACGACGACCTCGCCGAACTCGTCGAAGAGCACTTCGGCAGCATCGTCGACCCCAAGCAGAACCGCCTGACTGCGCTGTCGACGGCGCTGTTCACGACCGGCACGGTCGTCTACGTGCCCGCGAGCGTCGACGCCGAGGACGTCAAGATTCGGACGTCGATGACGTCGCGGTCGCTGTTCAACTACACGCTCGTCGTCACCGAGAAGAACGCCTCCGTGACGATTCTCGAACGGCAGGACAGCGCGGAGAGCGTCGACGGCAACCGCTACTACTCGGGCGTCGTCGAAGTCGACGCGGGCGAGAACTCCTACGTCCAGTACGGGAGCCTGCAGGACTTCGACGAGGACACGTACAACTACACCGTCAAGCGCGGCGACGCGACCACCTACAGCACGGTCGACTGGATCGAGGGCAACCTCGGCAGCCGCCTGACGAAGACCAGCGTCTCCACGGAGCTCAACGGCGACTCCAGCGAGACGAAGATTGTCGGCGCGTTCTTCGGCCACGACGACCAGCACTTCGACCTCGACTCGAAGGTCTGGCACCGCGGTGAACACACGACCGCCGACCTCGTCACGCGCGGCGTCATCGACGACCACGCGCGCTCGGTGTACGAGGGCGTTCAGGACGTCGGCAGCGACGCCTGGGACACCTCGAGCTACCAGCGCGAGAACACGCTGATGTTGAGCGACGAGAGCGAGGCCGACGCCTCCCCGAAACTCATCATCAACAACCACGACACCGAGGCCAGCCACTCCGCGACCGTCGGCCAGGTCGACGAGGAGACGCTGTTCTACATGGAGAACCGCGGCGTCCCCGAGCAGCTCGCCACGGACATGCTCGTGGAGGGCTTCTTCGTGCCGGTGCTCGAAGAAGTCGAAGTCGAGGAGCTCCGCGAGGACCTCCAGTCCCGCATCCACGAGCGCCTGCAGTAG